A stretch of the Panicum virgatum strain AP13 chromosome 9N, P.virgatum_v5, whole genome shotgun sequence genome encodes the following:
- the LOC120688923 gene encoding classical arabinogalactan protein 9-like — translation MGHIYCAPSPQIVTQKRALACQKLRRRPPKLLHRRIKEGGACSCRGSCSGALSDPASPFWRFPKGFPPPGSSPPPPRTSPPPRSSSSSPPPRRSPPPMSSSSDDLDVEQRQRNVEVIMPENEAGAAGSSAAKTASSAAPDGQSIAERAIAQLPPDLAELARDL, via the exons ATGGGCCACATTTACTGTGCA CCGTCACCCCAAATCGTGACCCAAAAACGTGCTCTCGCCTGCCAaaagttgcgccgccgcccgccaaaaCTTCTCCACCGGCGCATCAAGGAAGGAGGAGCGTGCAGCTGCCGTGGAAGCTGCTCAGGAGCTCTCAGCGACCCAGCATCTCCGTTTTGGCGGTTCCCCAAGGGATTCCCGCCGCCCGGGAGCTCGCCCCCACCGCCCAGGACGTCGCCGCCACCcaggagctcctcctcctcgccgccgcccaggaggTCGCCGCCACCCATGAGCTCCTCCTCTGATG ATTTGGATGTTGAACAGCGGCAGAGAAATGTTGAAGTGATCATGCCCGAAAATGAAGCAGGTGCCGCAGGTTCATCAGCTGCTAAGACTGCTTCCTCAGCTGCTCCAGATGGTCAATCTATAGCAGAAAGGGCCATTGCTCAACTGCCACCAGATCTTGCAGAGCTGGCTCGTGATCTATAG
- the LOC120693256 gene encoding short-chain dehydrogenase TIC 32 B, chloroplastic-like isoform X1 yields MSKIYCCRNFIEICNVWCFSGGASGIGLETSRVFALRGAHVIIAARNTEAASEARRIIVENNPAARIDVLKLDLSSLKSVRAFADQFNSMKLPLNILINNAGVMLCPFQLSKDGVEMQFATNHLGHFLLTNLLLDNMKATAQSTGIEGRIVNLSSYAHHVTYPKGIEFDKINDEKKYSDARAYGQSKLANILHAKELSRRLKEEGANITVNSVHPGMIMTNLMRHSYVLLKVFQVATFILWKNVHQGAATTCYIALNPQLRGETGKYFADCNEEKTSKLAKSDELAKQLWDFSEELITSAQ; encoded by the exons ATGTCTAAGATCTATTGCTGTCGCAATTTTATTGAAATATGTAATGTTTGGTGTTTCTCAGGAGGAGCTAGTGGCATTGGTCTGGAGACATCAAGAGTCTTCGCCCTTAGAGGAGCCCATGTCATCATTGCCGCAAGAAACACTGAGGCCGCATCAGAAGCAAGGAGGATCATCGTGGAAAATAATCCAGCAGCACGAATTGATGTCCTGAAGCTTGACCTCAGCTCCCTCAAATCTGTCAGGGCTTTTGCAGACCAGTTCAACTCGATGAAACTTCCTCTTAACATCCTGAT AAATAACGCAGGTGTGATGTTATGCCCTTTTCAGCTGTCTAAAGATGGAGTCGAGATGCAATTCGCCACCAATCATCTCG GGCATTTTCTGCTGACCAATCTCCTCCTTGATAATATGAAAGCCACTGCCCAATCTACTGGTATTGAGGGCCGCATTGTGAACTTGTCATCATATGCCCACCACGTGACATACCCAAAGGGAATTGAGTTTGACAAAATCAACGATGAGAAAAA ATACAGTGATGCAAGGGCTTATGGACAATCTAAGCTAGCAAACATACTGCATGCAAAGGAGCTTTCTAGACGGCTCAAG GAAGAAGGAGCAAACATCACAGTTAATAGTGTTCATCCTGGAATGATCATGACCAATTTGATGAGGCACTCCTACGTTCTCTTGA AGGTCTTTCAAGTTGCAACTTTCATACTGTGGAAGAATGTACACCAG GGAGCAGCAACTACTTGTTACATAGCACTGAACCCACAGCTGAGGGGAGAGACAGGAAAATACTTTGCTGACTGCAACGAGGAGAAAACAAGCAAACTAGCAAAGAGCGACGAGTTGGCAAAGCAACTCTGGGACTTTAGCGAGGAGCTGATCACGTCTGCGCAATGA
- the LOC120693256 gene encoding short-chain dehydrogenase TIC 32 B, chloroplastic-like isoform X2: MSKIYCCRNFIEICNVWCFSGGASGIGLETSRVFALRGAHVIIAARNTEAASEARRIIVENNPAARIDVLKLDLSSLKSVRAFADQFNSMKLPLNILINNAGVMLCPFQLSKDGVEMQFATNHLGHFLLTNLLLDNMKATAQSTGIEGRIVNLSSYAHHVTYPKGIEFDKINDEKNDARAYGQSKLANILHAKELSRRLKEEGANITVNSVHPGMIMTNLMRHSYVLLKVFQVATFILWKNVHQGAATTCYIALNPQLRGETGKYFADCNEEKTSKLAKSDELAKQLWDFSEELITSAQ, from the exons ATGTCTAAGATCTATTGCTGTCGCAATTTTATTGAAATATGTAATGTTTGGTGTTTCTCAGGAGGAGCTAGTGGCATTGGTCTGGAGACATCAAGAGTCTTCGCCCTTAGAGGAGCCCATGTCATCATTGCCGCAAGAAACACTGAGGCCGCATCAGAAGCAAGGAGGATCATCGTGGAAAATAATCCAGCAGCACGAATTGATGTCCTGAAGCTTGACCTCAGCTCCCTCAAATCTGTCAGGGCTTTTGCAGACCAGTTCAACTCGATGAAACTTCCTCTTAACATCCTGAT AAATAACGCAGGTGTGATGTTATGCCCTTTTCAGCTGTCTAAAGATGGAGTCGAGATGCAATTCGCCACCAATCATCTCG GGCATTTTCTGCTGACCAATCTCCTCCTTGATAATATGAAAGCCACTGCCCAATCTACTGGTATTGAGGGCCGCATTGTGAACTTGTCATCATATGCCCACCACGTGACATACCCAAAGGGAATTGAGTTTGACAAAATCAACGATGAGAAAAA TGATGCAAGGGCTTATGGACAATCTAAGCTAGCAAACATACTGCATGCAAAGGAGCTTTCTAGACGGCTCAAG GAAGAAGGAGCAAACATCACAGTTAATAGTGTTCATCCTGGAATGATCATGACCAATTTGATGAGGCACTCCTACGTTCTCTTGA AGGTCTTTCAAGTTGCAACTTTCATACTGTGGAAGAATGTACACCAG GGAGCAGCAACTACTTGTTACATAGCACTGAACCCACAGCTGAGGGGAGAGACAGGAAAATACTTTGCTGACTGCAACGAGGAGAAAACAAGCAAACTAGCAAAGAGCGACGAGTTGGCAAAGCAACTCTGGGACTTTAGCGAGGAGCTGATCACGTCTGCGCAATGA